The following proteins are co-located in the Triticum aestivum cultivar Chinese Spring chromosome 1A, IWGSC CS RefSeq v2.1, whole genome shotgun sequence genome:
- the LOC123068549 gene encoding uncharacterized protein, giving the protein MSISAPLEDEDLLREIFLRLPPLPSTLSRASLVCTRWRRILSDPRFLRRFSRHHPEPPLLGFFKGSRLRYSAFTPILDLDPPDRIPAESFFVRFLHRLRRHPPLGFSKGSLAFTSVFTPVLDPPNRIPAQRLFVPEHGADWELHGCRHGLAVMLSESLCEVFVWDPLNGQQHRVPFPPELRHVKRESFCLCSATVMCADDQDGHVHQDYFLSPAFKLVLICTSRDLKTSFACVYDSASDVWENIVSTSTTDMVLKLRPGILIRETVYWLFHGREILAFDTKRRTLRVIEIPAEAQHVNSWSFQLLRTDDDSVLGLAVMSKPGIHIWEGIHIWERKLNSDGLAGWVVMQKINQLEGIFSCALRNAEMVGYDEELNVMILSTYRGDFMLHLKSMQISLISKPNKRSLMAHFPYRNFYTAGRGVGWKWVDPNF; this is encoded by the exons ATGTCAATTTCAGCGCCGCTGGAGGATGAGGACCTCCTCCGGGAGATTTTCCTCCGGCTCCCTCCGCTGCCGTCAACCCTCTCCCGTGCCTCCCTCGTATGCACGCGCTGGCGCCGCATCCTCTCCGATCCCCGCTTCCTCCGCCGTTTCAGCAGACACCACCCGGAACCTCCTCTCTTGGGCTTCTTCAAAGGGTCTCGTCTCAGATATTCCGCCTTCACTCCCATCTTGGACTTGGACCCGCCCGACCGCATCCCCGCCGAAAGCTTCTTTGTTCGGTTTCTTCACAGATTGAGGAGACATCCTCCGTTGGGTTTCTCCAAAGGGTCTCTTGCCTTCACTTCCGTCTTCACTCCCGTCTTGGACCCGCCTAATCGCATCCCGGCCCAACGCTTGTTTGTGCCTGAGCACGGGGCGGATTGGGAATTACATGGCTGCCGCCACGGCCTCGCCGTCATGCTCAGCGAGTCTCTGTGTGAGGTCTTCGTGTGGGATCCCCTCAACGGCCAGCAGCACCGCGTGCCTTTTCCACCAGAGCTCCGTCACGTCAAAAGGGAGAGTTTCTGTTTGTGCAGCGCCACGGTGATGTGTGCTGACGATCAAGACGGGCATGTGCACCAGGATTACTTCCTCAGCCCGGCCTTCAAATTGGTCTTGATCTGCACCAGTAGAGACTTGAAGACATCATTCGCTTGTGTCTATGATTCCGCGTCGGATGTATGGGAGAATATTGTCTCAACGTCGACTACAGATATGGTTCTGAAACTAAGGCCCGGCATCCTCATCAGGGAAACAGTTTACTGGTTGTTTCATGGACGCGAAATCCTTGCATTTGATACTAAAAGGCGGACCCTTCGTGTCATCGAGATTCCGGCAGAGGCCCAACATGTCAACAGCTGGTCCTTTCAGCTCCTACGGACAGATGACGACAGTGTTCTTGGCCTTGCCGTTATGTCCAAACCGGGCATTCATATATGGGAGGGCATTCATATATGGGAGAGGAAACTCAACTCTGATGGTCTTGCCGGATGGGTGGTTATGCAGAAAATCAATCAATTGGAGGGGATCTTTTCTTGCGCCTTGAGAAATGCAGAGATGGTGGGGTATGACGAGGAGTTAAATGTGATGATTCTGTCTACGTACAGGGGCGACTTCATGCTCCACCTTAAGTCGATGCAGATCAGTTTAATTTCAAAACCGAATAAGCGTTCTCTTATGGCCCATTTTCCCTACAGAAATTTCTACACTGCAG GCAGGGGAGTTGGGTGGAAATGGGTGGATCCAAATTTCTGA
- the LOC123188052 gene encoding chloroplast envelope quinone oxidoreductase homolog produces the protein MQGMIRIENVTNSSKSFFAHDRWIWDSVAAPQAHSSPTKAAPITGSKMLAVQYSSCGGGVNDLKHVQVPVPSANKNEVLIRVEAASINPIDWKTQDGKLWPLLPRTLPLIPLTDIAGVVVDVGPDVQHVTAGDEVVAMLHPFRGGGFAEYAVASANLTVKRPPEVSAAEGAGLPVAAASALQALRCTGAKFDGRSSQPPLHVLLTAASGGVGLYAVQLAKLANLHVAATCGARNMELVKSLGAEEVLDYNTPEGASLKSTSGKKYDGVVHCTVGIGWSTFAPLLCSSGKLIDLTPNFSAYATSLLHLVTFSRKRLVPLLLRPNKADLEFLVGLVKARKLKTVIDSRYPFSDAARAWQTAMAGHATGKIIIDMGT, from the exons ATGCAAGGAATGATTAGGATTGAAAATGTTACAAATAGCAGCAAAAGTTTTTTCGCCCATGACCGGTGGATCTGGGACTCTGTAGCAGCTCCCCAGGCTCACT CTTCCCCAACAAAAGCAGCCCCAATTACAGGGTCGAAAATGCTGGCCGTGCAGTATTCATCTTGCGGCGGAGGTGTGAATGATCTCAAG CATGTCCAAGTTCCAGTCCCATCAGCGAATAAGAACGAGGTTCTCATAAGAGTAGAAGCGGCAAGTATCAATCCAATCGACTGGAAGACACAAGATGGGAAGCTATGGCCTCTTCTACCTCGTACATTGCCTTTGATACCAT TGACTGATATTGCAGGAGTTGTCGTTGATGTTGGTCCTGATGTGCAACATGTCACGGCTGGAGATGAAGTGGTGGCCATGTTGCACCCTTTC CGTGGAGGTGGATTTGCAGAGTATGCTGTGGCATCCGCAAATTTGACCGTTAAGAGGCCGCCTGAGGTATCTGCTGCTGAGGGTGCCGGGCTTCCCGTTGCGGCAGCCAGTGCTTTGCAGGCACTGAGGTGTACCGGCGCCAAATTCGATGGTAGGAGTAGCCAGCCTCCTTTACACGTCCTCCTTACAGCTGCCTCCGGTGGCGTTGGCCTATACGCTGTGCAGCTCGCGAAGCTGGCAAACCTCCATGTTGCCGCTACCTGTGGAGCCCGAAACATGGAGCTCGTCAAGAGCCTGGGTGCAGAGGAGGTGCTGGACTACAATACACCAGAGGGGGCAAGCCTCAAGAGCACGTCCGGCAAGAAATACGACGGCGTTGTCCACTGTACCGTTGGCATAGGCTGGTCGACGTTCGCGCCATTGTTGTGCAGCTCCGGCAAATTAATTGATCTCACCCCAAACTTTTCGGCCTATGCCACCTCTCTCCTGCACTTGGTCACCTTCTCAAGGAAGCGCCTCGTTCCGCTACTTCTGAGACCCAATAAGGCGGACTTGGAGTTCTTGGTCGGGTTGGTGAAGGCCCGTAAGCTGAAGACCGTTATTGACTCGAGGTATCCGTTCAGCGATGCGGCCAGGGCGTGGCAGACAGCCATGGCTGGCCATGCCACCGGCAAGATCATCATTGACATGGGGACCTGA
- the LOC123068626 gene encoding anthocyanidin 3-O-glucosyltransferase-like, whose protein sequence is MSAAVPHVVVIAFPFASHAVKLFRLARALAAAAPAATFSFLSTAALLKEQQKKHEDTLVTNLRFVEVPDAKAAAEVEAPWVAVWTGGPSALLAHLRADALRDDVGDKAASRADELLTSHPGLGSYRVRDLPNGIVSGDMNSPIVSLFRRIAEHLPRAATAVAFNTFPGLLPDDLTAALATELPECLPVGPFHLLPFPGNDDTVETSADPHGCLDWLDRHPARAVAYASFGTVVTAVAGNPEELRELAAGLGSSGAPFLWSLPKESWPQLPPGFLDLERGKVVPWAPQAAVLRHASVGAFVTHAGWASVLEGVSAGVPMACRPFFTDQKMNAQLVARVWGFDTVLEEPMKREAVAEAVPLLLAGDQGIRMWEKMQEMQRIAASAFAPDGGSRENLDKLVKIVCGEL, encoded by the exons ATGTCGGCGGCCGTGCCGCACGTTGTGGTCATCGCTTTTCCCTTCGCCTCCCACGCCGTGAAGCTGTTCCGCCTAGCGCGCGCCCTCGCGGCGGCGGCACCGGCGGccaccttctccttcctctccacCGCCGCGCTGCTAAAGGAGCAGCAGAAGAAGCACGAGGACACTCTCGTGACGAACCTACGCTTCGTGGAGGTCCCGGACG CCAAGGCGGCCGCTGAGGTGGAGGCTCCATGGGTTGCCGTCTGGACCGGCGGTCCCAGCGCTCTCCTGGCGCACCTACGCGCTGACGCGTTGCGCGACGACGTCGGAGATAAAG CGGCGAGCCGAGCAGACGAGTTGCTAACCTCGCACCCGGGCCTCGGAAGCTACCGTGTCCGGGACCTCCCCAACGGCATCGTCTCCGGCGACATGAACTCGCCGATCGTCTCCTTGTTCCGCCGCATAGCGGAGCACCTTCCCCGCGCTGCCACCGCCGTCGCCTTCAACACCTTCCCGGGACTCCTCCCGGATGACCTCACCGCCGCTCTCGCCACGGAGCTCCCGGAGTGCCTTCCCGTCGGCCCCTTCCACCTTCTCCCATTCCCCGGCAATGACGACACCGTCGAGACCAGCGCCGACCCCCACGGATGCCTCGACTGGCTCGACCGCCACCCCGCCCGCGCCGTCGCATACGCCAGCTTCGGCACAGTGGTCACCGCCGTGGCAGGAAATCCGGAGGAACTACGCGAGCTCGCAGCCGGGCTGGGGTCCTCCGGCGCGCCGTTCCTCTGGTCGCTGCCGAAGGAGTCCTGGCCGCAGCTCCCGCCGGGGTTCCTGGACCTCGAGCGCGGCAAGGTGGTGCCGTGGGCGCCGCAGGCGGCCGTGCTGCGCCACGCGTCGGTTGGGGCCTTCGTCACGCACGCCGGGTGGGCCTCGGTGCTGGAGGGGGTGTCCGCCGGCGTGCCCATGGCATGTCGCCCCTTCTTCACCGACCAGAAGATGAACGCGCAGCTGGTGGCGCGTGTCTGGGGTTTCGACACGGTCTTGGAGGAGCCCATGAAGCGCGAGGCTGTTGCGGAAGCGGTGCCGTTGCTGCTCGCCGGTGATCAGGGCATCCGGATGTGGGAAAAGATGCAAGAGATGCAGCGCATCGCGGCCAGCGCGTTCGCGCCCGATGGCGGTAGCAGAGAAAACTTAGATAAGCTTGTCAAGATAGTCTGTGGAGAACTGTGA